CTGCATCACACCGCGAAACACCCGATTATCGGCCGCATGGGAATTCACTCGACGGTCTGCACTTCGCTGCTGCGATTCAGGCCGTTTCCCTCGCCGGACCACCGGGGCTTGCGCAGAAACACACGCGCCCAATAGCGCGTGGCGAATTCCTGCATATCCTGATAGCTGCCGCTTCGTGGTTTGCCCCACTCAACGTGGGAGTCGATGAACAGAAAGTTCATGCCCCGCGTGCCATGATTGTCTTCACCGGTCAGACCTGTTAATGAACCCACGGCTGTGTCATTACGGTTGCTCTGATCAGCCATGATCATGAAGTCGCCGTTGTCGTCAGTTCGGAACAAGGCAACATAGAAATAGCTGATGTGCGACTTTCGCAGATTGTTCTGCTCAGGAAGCGTGCGGGGAAGTTTGCGGAAATCATCGATCTCTTCGGTCGGCCAGAGGTCACCATTGCTCAGGGCGTCCTCTCCAGGCTTGTTATTGCCGCGATCGCTCGGGCAAAGCATCACCTTGGGCGCCGGCAAATAGATCGGATAGGCCCCGTCTTCTCGCGAATATTTCCGCTCCACAACATCCCGGATCATGCCCGCAAAATTGGGCCCCCAGTTGGGAGACGCAAGCTGTTGAACCGTGGCAAGCTCGGTCACCTCGGCATTCGCGTTGGTGGGCGACGGCTTGGCCGGAAACCAACTATTGAAATCCTCGGAATAGTTGATGAAAGCCGTTCCAAACTGGCGGAGATTCGTTCCACAGACGGCCTGTCGCGAGACTTCCCGAGCCCGTGACATCGCGGGAAGGAGGATGGAGATAAGCAGAGCGATGATTGAGATGACGACAAGTAGTT
This window of the Phycisphaerae bacterium genome carries:
- a CDS encoding DUF1559 domain-containing protein, giving the protein MASSRRKCTDGTFRGFTLIELLVVISIIALLISILLPAMSRAREVSRQAVCGTNLRQFGTAFINYSEDFNSWFPAKPSPTNANAEVTELATVQQLASPNWGPNFAGMIRDVVERKYSREDGAYPIYLPAPKVMLCPSDRGNNKPGEDALSNGDLWPTEEIDDFRKLPRTLPEQNNLRKSHISYFYVALFRTDDNGDFMIMADQSNRNDTAVGSLTGLTGEDNHGTRGMNFLFIDSHVEWGKPRSGSYQDMQEFATRYWARVFLRKPRWSGEGNGLNRSSEVQTVE